A stretch of DNA from Coccidioides posadasii str. Silveira chromosome 1, complete sequence:
TTCTGAGTAACAGATAACTATTCGAGATTCTCGGACAGCTCCTTGCATCCACCGCCCAACACGCCAATTAGCCACCTGCCGATATCTGGTGAGCCTGGTACGTGAGCAGCCGTCGGCGTACCAGAAACGTACCCAACTAACCTGTTATTATTCAGATTCTACACATGTCACAACAACTCAACATGGCCATGGAATCGACTTTCTCTACTCGCCAAGGAACCGATGCTCAGCCCCTTTCTGAAATGAGCGGCTCATTTGTCTCCAACCAGTCAAACTACAGCGGCAGCCCTGTGACTGAAACCATCGTTGATGTTGAGCCGTGGATGCAAGAGATGCTGAACGAGGATCTCTTCTCCACTCCTCCTTTAGAATTTGGCTCTGCATACCCTGGGTTCATGGCCGCTGCCTCCGAGACTTCGCCCTCCGCACCCACAATGAACGATTCTGAATTGTTGGCACCCAACACATGGCCTACTTTCGCCACCGACAACTACGGCTTTGTGCAAAACGGAGACTCCGCTTTTGTGCCTGAAGCTGCAGATTTCCCTTCGTTCAGCACTTCGACGGCCTTTGACGAAGAATTGGCCTCTTTTCTATCCGGACACCAAGCCTTCGATGACGGTGCGGCTCTCGCCGAAATGAACGCTCAACAAAATTTCGATGCGTTCTCTGAACCTTTGCCAACCCCCGGGAACCGTGATGACAATTCGCAGACCGCTTTTAACCAAATCGCAGCTGCTTTCCGGGATTTGGCCCGTGCGAGAGCTGAGGCTGACCCTCGCCCGATGTCCCGCAAGCAAAAGCAGCGCGACGCGTCAATTGCTTTGTATTTGGAGAGACTACGGGATGCGTGTGATGACGCCGTCGCCGTTATTAATTCCTCCAATGCTTCCAACCAATCCGATAATGGTTCCAGCTTCAGCTCACCAAACATGAGTTCACTCCAGAATTCGTTTCACAACGACCAGGTTCCAGTGGCGTGGGGACAGGGTTCAGCGAGCGAATGCAACTCCGCCCTTTTCGACAATGCCATCCTAACAGACCTCACTTCGCAACAATGCTCACCCGGCGAATCCTCCGCAGCCTTCACCACTTCCGTTTCCACTCCAAGTTCGGACGTCCCGTCAAAACAACAACCAGCGGCAAGGCCCCCAGTGACTGGGGGGTTGGAGTTGGTGATGGACCTAAATATGAATGCTGCCACAAGCTTACCCCGCCGTCATCGCCCTCGAACCCAAGCACAGCGAGAGCGATACCTTGCGGTGCGCAGTCGTGGTGCATGCGAAAAGCATAAGAAGCAGCACAAGAGGGTAAGGAACCTTTTCAATTTCGTCCCATTTTGGTTTTCTGGGGGGAGGTTAACTAACGAGACCCATAGTGCACCTGCGTCGATAAAGAACTCGCCTCGAAGCAAAATGCCGGGCAGCGCGTGGTGAATTCAAAACTTTGCGATGCCATGCTCCGCAGACAGTCCTCAACCGTTCATTCTCAGAATGTCGATTCATCTCGATCGACGACGAACTCACCCACGGAGGGCTACGTTTGGTGTCCGGGAGGCAGTCTAGACCCGAAGGGACCGTGTGAATGCACGAGTTGCCATGAGGATATGCTTCGTTGGCAATATCTCCAAAACCTCGACAAAGCTGCTGCTCTTGACCCCATGCAGAAACTTGTGCATACTCAATGCCAGGCAAAACAGAAACGGTTTTGTGTCGGGAAAACTTTGCAGTCTGGGGACTCTGGGGAAGGCAGTGTGCAAGATGCGTCACCCTCTGCATCCCAAAGACCGGCTAATCTTCCTCTTGTTGGCACCATCGCCCATGCTAGTCTAGCCCAACGCTACAGGGCCGACAACCAGCTACAAGCTGCTGCGCAGAGCTCGCCATGCATGCCAACCCACACCTCGCCAGTCTCATCATTCAAACTTGGACGCACCACGAACAAAGGCACAAATACACTCGCAGACGTAAGAATGTCGTCCGTTGGTGTCAAGGTTGACACAGACAATGTCCACGTGCGTTACACGGGCCATAATGCTACTGTTCAGCCATCCGGAGCTCGCAGGACCCTGATTGAGACGTCCGCTTCAACGGAGAGCCACGTTCTTCTCGATCAACATATTCCGGAAAGCTCTACCCCCAACGCTGCTCAATCTTGTTCACAACGATTTGTCAGCGCTACCGTGCCGTCGTCCTCTTCATCCCGATCCAGCACTGCCCCCCACGCCCGCCAAAGCCCCACTGACAGCAGTAACTTCTCCAAACTGGACCAGGCGTCAGGCTACACGACCACCTTCCAACAAAGATATCGGTGGATCCTCGAGGGGAGGACCACAGTCGGCGGAAGCCGTTTTACTGTGGTGATTCAAGCCACCACGTCGATGGTACCAAACAACATTTTGGTGCTGGCTCATTGGTTTGCGGAACATAGTTGCAGCGTGTCACGCGCCCTTCACCTCGAGCCCACGCACAAGGCGCAAACACTTCGTGCCCACGGTTCGTTCCGAATCTGGTTGGCTATTTGGGCATTCGCCGTGGTCTGGACGTCGTTCCTCCGAAATGTGTTGGTATAACCTTGTCGTTTGAGGTTACCGGCCCCACATCGGTCCCCTCGAATGAGTCCACCGTGATCGAGTAAGGGCATGTCTATCTTTGTACATGATTTTCATTTTGGAGCGTTTATTTTCCAGAAAGCGTGCATCTATTATGTCTTCTTCATCCCTCTCTTTGCTATCGTTTTGCATCCAGCTGGTGGCTCCTCGCCGCTCGATACCCCTGGATGTTTGGTACATGGCTGTATTGCCTGATTTGCTCAGGATGCGAGTTTAGGCGACTAGATGAAAGCATAGGTGAAGTGTCTAGCagaagaatgtgaaaacttTTACTGCTCTGCCTGGTCATGAACAGTTGCTTCCGTTTCCTTAGTACTtttcaaaaagaaaaagtcaAAATTAAGCTAAGAATGTGAAGATTACAGTGCGTAGATGGCACCAGGTTAGCCAAAGGGGACCCTCTCCAAGTCTCGAAGTGCAAATTTTCACCATGACAACATCTGCTCATGTTATAGCCAAGTCGATAGGATCGCTACATCAAAAAGCTGCCTGGTTAGCTCAATCGGTAGAGCGTGAGACTCTTAATCTCAAGGCTGCGGGTTCGAGCCCCGCATCgggcttttcctttttgacCCTTTTTTTTGCGAGTTTTGTTTGTTACAGTTTTGCTGCGACTACCGACACAAGCTGTCAgaattttttctttttttttttttttttttttttccctccgTGGCTCACGTGCTTCAAGACATGGATGAGTTTTGCGGGCAACAAGTTCCTTTTCCCATCTTGGTCAGGAGTAGCGCGTTTTGCTCCCAACGATCTCGCAAACGCTATCTGGGTGACAGACAACGGCGAAAGATGTCGCTCGATGAGTCCGTATCCTCAAACAGGCAGGTATTCTGGCGATGATAATAAGCTGCTTCGGCAAAAATGGCGTTTCTCTCATCGTTAAAAGCGATAATGCTGCGCTATATCCCTCCCGGATCGAATGCGGATCGGCCACTCCGGCAGAGCCCGCGCTGTGACTCCATTCTCAGCCTTCCAAAGGTTGCAAGTAACTTCGCCGGCTATTTTGATGCTTGCCAATATACCGCTTGAGGCTGAATAAACCACTGGCGCCGAGAGCTTAAGTCATTACCTATCTCGAAATCCACAAACGGATAGCTCAATTGACTCCTCACGCTAAATTTTACACACCATGTGGCCTGTCAACATCCCTACGAAGCCCTGAGCTACAAATCAATCGGGTCGTTTTCCCAAGAAGGGAAGCTTCCCAGCATGGAAGGATTTCCGCTTGAGGATATCTTTAACGGCTGCTGGCAAAAGGGAACTTTTCTCTGCACAAGATATACTCAAGTCCCGCGAGCAGGTCAGTGTATTGAATAAGCCGAAAGGAGCTAAAGTCTTGGAGTACGGAACTATAAACACATCACCAGATCAAAGACACATGCGATGCTGAACCCTCGCTTCCTAGAACCTCCTCTCCATGCCCTTCTCTCCCTTTCGCCCTCAGTTTCAGCTTGATGGGCCCGATCCCTCTGCTGGCTAACCACTGCTTATCTTCTGCACCTCGCTCTCCGTGCACCCAGACGGTACACTCGCTCCCTTCACCCTCCACTGGCAATCCCAGCTTAAACACGCTGCCAATTCCGGACTCACTCGTACCCGGCTGCGTGGCAGTGAAATTGGCAAGTAATTTGAGGTAGTTTGCTTCGTGCGAACTCGGAACAAGCACTTCAATCTGATCTACACCCGTTGCGCCACATGGATGTGTCGTCCGTGATGGATCTCCAAACCGCAGTCTTGTTTCCCGAGGTGTCCCGTCGTAACATAGGAACGGCGCATCTAGACGTCCTGTGCGAAAGAATTTCCCTGCGTCCGGTGTGTTTGCTGTGTCGTGGAATTCTGGGTTTGCACGCGTCCAATGGAACTTCTTGCCTTCTGGTGTCGTTCGTCCTTGGCTGGTCGGTATTGGGTACCGTACCCCGAGCCCCCCATCCCCATCTTGACTTTTGTTTACACGCATGTCGATGCCATGGTAATGCTCATCCCTGCTCTGCGCAGATGTGCATGAGATGCTCCAGTCAATCAAGCCTGGCTCTTTACGGCCCCAGCTGTGGTTGCTTGGTGGCGGTCCCCACCAGTTGAAGAGCTCTAGGTAGGTACCATCCTCAAAGATTATGAGCTTCAGCTGGCTAGCCTGGCCTAAACCGGTTCACAAATCTCTATGTCAGCGcgcttctttcttctcttcttggAGAAGTGGTATACGAACCGGTATGTTTACCACCCTCGATGATAGTGAAGTTCTCGCTAAGCCATGGAGGTAGGGTTTCAAACTCTTCTTCGGAGAGGATAATTGTGATGTGGTCAATCCTTGAAGCGGTAATAGAACCCATTGTTGAGCAGTGACGCTGTCCGGCTGGCCGggatctctctctctctctctctctctctctctaaaATTTTTGTGGTAGTGGAAGTGAAGTGATATCTCAGCTGGTCTGACCCACTCAAAAGTGTTTGAagaagtacggagtatagagGTAGATGTTGGAAACGGCGGATACCACCGGTCTTATACATCCTAGTTGAGAAAATGGGGCCGGTGTAATATGCAAGCCCTTCGACACATCACTTCTGCACGCGGATCACCGTTCCCCGCTGCCAACAACATTTTCCCGCTAACATTCCTCCAATGGAGCTACTCCACCTTACAACAGTCCTTACCGAGTATCCTTTTCCtattttactaaatttcGAAGCGTGATGCTAGAAGTATTGGCATTTCCTCGTCACAGAACAGGTCTATCTGCTTCGAAAGACAGCTTTTCTTGAGCCAATCAGCCAATACTACCAATGACGCCTTATCCTACTCGCTTAATTTCACAATTTCGGGAACCTACTTTCTGGGTCCCATCGCTGTTTTAACTCTCTCAATCTTCTAACTCTTTCCACTCCTTTGTAACGCCATTCAAGAGGATCCTCCCGATTACTGTTGGTGTACGAAATATATTTGTCTTCTGCTGAGCCCTTCCGTCCAACACGGGTGGCTTCAGATACAAAATTTGCAACTATTGCACGACTACTAACATCTCCATACCAAGTAAGGAGATTCCTTTACGAATGTCGAGTCGCCGTCAGttagaaagaaagaaaatggaaaCAGGTGAAGGAGAAGGCTTACAGCCAAAGGAGGCGACCTGCATTTCCAAATGCGGTATCAGTTACCGGCGCCGAGGAACCTGACGCCCGCCAACCGATGATTACCTGAGTCAACTCAGCATCTGGACATTGGGTAATGAGTTCTCGATGTAGCGATGCAAGAGCGATGAACTTCTCAGTCGTGAATTCGTCCAGAGCACTCAGGTTGAGACGTCTAAAGCGCCTAATACTATCTTTGCATAGGGGCTCATCACCATTATTTTCGAATGAAATTTTGCGACAGCTTAATTTCATTGGACCGAGATCGTAGAGCGGTTTGAATGAAAATGCCCCGGCTGCAGGGTTTCCAATATAATGGGCATTCACCACGATAATCTGCTCAAATTTCGGCGGCTGAGCCATGATCATTAAATGACCGGCAGTAGGCTGCGAGCGGTTCTGTATGATGTTTTCCATCACGGCACCAACCTCCCTCACTTTGGAGATTGGGAAAAAGAACCGACTGAAATAATGAGTTCCTATCTCACTCCCAATTAAGGAGAGTGGGTACGTCCTAATCGTCAATTCGGTCACGATCCCGAAAAATTGCCCAGCGCCGCGAAGTGCCCAGAAGAGATCCGAGTTCAAAGTGTCGCTTACATGAAGTAGGGACCCATCGGCCGTAACAATGCGACCGGAGAGGATGTTGTCGGACCCGAAGCCGAAACGACCAGAAAAGATGCTGATCCCTCCGCCGATAAAGTATGGGATGACACCGATATTTTGTGCATCTCCAACAACTACATACACACAGAGGAATGCTTTGTCAGTACCCATACCTAGGCCTTTCGTAACTCATTACGGTAGATAGTCACCTGTGCACTGGCCTTGACGAGCTAAGGCCACCTGGAACTCCTTATGCAGGACACCACCACGGACTTTTACAGTGCGGGCAGTTGGGTCAACGTCAATTGTGCTATATGACGACATGTCAATGATAAAGCCGTGTTTCTTAATGGAAGACCAGGGGCTGTGGCAACCAGTAGCCACTGCGAAAGGCGTTGACGTGATTTTTGCATATTTGACCTAATACCAAGGTGTTACCGCTATCACATCAAGGCAACTCTGTTCGTATAAAAAGAGTCACTCCGCCCTCCTTGAACTTACTATTTGAATAACATCATCTTCGCATCCGGGCCTTACAATCGCTCCCGGGACTTGAAACCCATCATCTGACCACCTTTTCTCCCAGAACGTCGAATCGAACGCTCCGGTGAGCACTTCTGCTCTTTCTGAAAGCCGGGTTTTGATTACCGACAGAAATGTATCGAGTGTCATATCCCCTGATGAAGAAGTTGCAAAGTCGTCCGGTCGGGTTCATTCAAATTTTGGAGCACAAAACCAGTGGCTTTCCGAGGGATCTCCCTACCTCGTTTCCGCCCTCTTTATAGACTGATGGCTCTGGAATATTGAGGGTCAGCAGCGATATATGCCTCTGCATATGTTGAAAACCTCTAACCGATTCATGATCGAGGAGTGGAGCGAAAATGCTGGATAAATGTGTCGGTGGCTTGTGAGATGCAACCTGTGAAAGCGCTTATGCATGACATTGAAGGATTGAATTGTTCACCTGCTTTTCAACcttaactacggagtactccgcgGATCGTGCAGTAAAGGAAATCCTCGACGCAACGAAACCCTGTTTTCCAATTTGAAGTATGCGGTCGTGCCTTGAGCTCCTGAGACAGTAGAGGTGCATGCCAACTTTGAGCTCCGAATCTTACGGGGAACTGCCATTCCCTATCACTTCTGTCTTTACAACAGCGACAATAATAGATGTGCCCCGTATTCGCATAAAGACGCTCGACATATGATCGTCATGACAACAGTTAGAGTTAGCTGACATcgatacggagtaccctgTCGATCTTTTAGTTACTGGACAGCGTGTTGCGCCGAGCAGAGACCGCTCTTGCAGCATTCCTTAGTAACAAGGCTGGCATCTAATGCCACATATTCTGGAGGAAAGAGGAAATAATACGTACTCagtacatactccgtacatgtcCTATACTCTGAACTTCGAGTAACGCCCGTAAACTACGCAGAAGGAAGTCTAAACGAAGAACGGGACACAGCTTTTTAGCGTTCTAATTTATTTGGCTCCAGTAAGTATATCCAGCCAGCCACCTCCCAGCCGCGATCTCCTAGCTTGAATATCTTGCATCAACACCACAAACTTTGAAGGTGCATACTTTAGCGTACAGATGGAAAAGATCATCTCTCTTTCAGGGGAAGCCACTCGCATATTCTTCCAATTTAGAGCTCTCTGAGTGGATGAACCATGTCCAAAcagtctacggagtacatatcaACTGCTCTAGTGGCAGATTCACAACGTATGGAGTCTGCTTCCTGGAGGCTTTAGTTTTGTGATgcgagtactccgtacaccaGCACCCCATTGGATGTGCCGTTAAATTCCTTACCAGTGCGACTTCTATCAATGGCTTGCTTCACTCAATAGACGGCCCGAGCACCAGGATCCACGAAGACACGTATTATCATCAGTCCGGATAGAGAGCAGTGAAGAAGGCTGTCTAATTCTAATTCGGCGACTGCGACATCGGTATCTATCACCTTCCTTTGACTAGAATACGCCGACATCGGAGGAGCACCCGGCATCAGGCTAGAAGAAGCGACTATTCCTCCTTGGCTGAATGGCTCTTTCGTGATGTTTGATGCTAATATTCGACAAATCTAAATCTAGATTTTGGCCAATAGTTATCCATAGACTCACCAAAACAAAGGCCACAAACACAGGTAATATGTCATAACTGTGAAATTGTCAAGATGTGGATGAATAATATCTACTCTGAAGGTGGTGGCGGTTGCACATAACTGCCACAGTGGCCATGATAGCATTTTAAAGGCTTTCCCATCTTGGATTTGATATAGTTGGTGGTTGGATTAAGTACTTCAACGGGACCCAGCAACCAATATCGAGAAAACATAGATAATGGGTATGATTGATcttatattaatattaatgCATGCCTAAGAACGATACCAGGTGCGATTAAGCAGAGCTAGTTCAAATTTTGCGGAGCCGCAGTAGGATCAACTGTGCATTCTGGCGGCGGAGTCCAGGGCTGGACGGTTCGATGTGGTGCTTGACCAGGCTTCTTTTCAACTTGTACAAAAACGGGTATCACGGCTCCGGGAGGAAGAGCAAAATCCCTGTGTCCAACGGCCCCGAGTATAGACCTAATCGTTCCTGAGTGAGCTGTCATAGAGATAAATGTGTTGTTGTCATGTGTGAATACATCATTGAGAAGGGTTCGCAGGCGCTCTCTGTGCGCAGTAGAAGATTCACGAAGATTAGGCGCCCAGAGAGAATCAGACTCGGCGAATCCTGGCTCGATGATATACGTTGGGTAGTTCTCCTGGATATATGTTCGGGAGCTACGTCGGTCGCATGTGTGGACTCCAATAGTTTCCCGGAGGAGCTTACGAGAGAATTGTTTTTAGTTAACTTCTTAGGGGAGACTTAGACTCATACCAAAGGTTAGAGTATGAATATACATACCTCTTTTACGGTAGGAACGAATGGTTTTGACTTGGGAAGGTCTAGCGTGCTGAATGTAATTTTGGCAGTGTCTAAGCAGCGAGAGAGAGGGCTCGTATAATAGCTTTGGGGAACCGGAATTCCATTTTTCATTTGAGTCACCCAGGTTTCGTTCGCAACTTTAGCATCCGCTATGCCTTGATCTGTGAGATGCGCATCTGCCCAATTGGTGGTTCCGTTTCCGTCAAGCATGGACCAGTAACACTAATGAAGTCAGCTCTTCAGAAATTTGAATCGATAGAAGTGTATCAAAACGCACGTCCCAAGCAGCAGTTCCGTAGTGACTTTCCGCCACGTTATGGTAGCCCTGACCATGTCTCCCTAGATAAAGCAGGGCATACCTTACTTCTGGTCCAGCATCGCGATTGAGTGTCAGGACTTTATGTTTAAAGCGTTCCCATTGGGACTTGCTACGATCGGGGTCAAATAACTCGTCAGTATCGTAAGTTTGGTCGATGAGGCCAAAGCCTGTCGATGCCTATTGCGAATGAGTAATTCCAGCCTCTATGCGGGAAAGATTTCCGCATACATAGTCAAATTTTGCGGGATCAGTTGCAGGGTCGTCTTGCAAGAAATATCCCGTCACAGTAGAATACTCCAGGTGGGAGACGGGCGCTAAGTCTCCCATCCTGACGAAAGAGGGGGTGATAAGAACTGTGgaaacaagaagaaaaggactAGCCAGCATTGTGTCAGTCCATACAAATACTGCACAATtaaaggaaaacaaaaataactGGGGCAAGCCCATAGTAGTGCTAAGAAGAAATGACAAGCTGCTGGATCACCAACAACTACCTTCAAGAGTTATCATGCTTTCATTACTTTAACTTACATGACAAATGCTATCCGGTAGCAGTTTAACGATGGTAGTCTCCCCGGCTCTATTCTCGGGTGCATCTATTAAACATCCTCCTGTCGGGAAAAAAACGGTGTACCCGTCGGCAGAGCGCGGCGGAACAACTGACCCGCCAAACTTAACTTGCTGTCGTTGAAATAAACTACGAGAACAAGCTTCAAGTGCCCCACAAAACTCGGGAATCCACAGGGGTATGTACGTTAACTTGTTAGTCGGTTTTTATGTAAGGCTTACGCCGGAATGAAGGCGAATACTCCAAGGAGCGCCGGCGAAGAAAACCAGTAGGGTGGGGGCTCAAGAGCCACGCCTCCCACCcgttagttagttagttaaacTAGTTAACGGGTGACAGCCTGAAGCTGCTGCGTTGAAGTAACAACTCTAAACTCTTGGTTAGTTAATCTAAAATGTTTGTTTTTTGGTCATCCTAATCAAGGCCTAAATCCATTATACTAGAAGTAGATAATATTATATCACAATCCTATATACAGGCTTGAGCCCTGATAGAAAGGTATCGAGTGGTAGTGAACGCCTGAACCCAGTAGTTTCGTGGTTCCTAGAGGTTCCGCGTATACCTCACATAGGTCCGTAGGCCTCTGATATGGCATTCCTAGGTCTTTCTAAAGGACCCATGAGTCTTTGATTTGTTTCGTCGATGCCAAATCTCAGCTGTCAAGTCCTTTGATTTGTCAAACCCTCCTTATGAGTTGCTTCAATCTAGGCAACAGTAAGGTTTTCACATGTCTGCAGGTTGTACCCCTCTCCCGACGGATATATGTTCATTCTCTGCTTCAATTCCAGGAGATGGAGTAATTGGCGCGCTGGAAGTGGTCTCTACCCCACCAGGCCGGACGCATGGCGGCACCAAAACTTCTCGAGCTTAATAAAGCCTGCTGGCTTGACAGCTCGTAAGAAGTTCACACCCATTCAAACGTGGGAACCAACTTCGCCTGCTCTTCGCAACACAATCGCCACCATGCAGCAGCATTCTGCTGCCTGTCAGGATGTCCGTGATATGGCACCTATATGTACCAAGGCCAACCGCAGGGGGTTTGCAACTTTTTCAAAAAGCAAATGACCTGCTAGGTTGGATCTCTGGTGGTTTCAGTACAAGCAGGAGTATTCAGTACCCGCCAACTAGCACACCACTTGGATAATATTTTATGCATGTGTGGCATACATCATACCGAAAAAGTCTATAGCGTGTTGTATTTGCGTTGTTTGAAGCAATAGACTGCGTGATTTCAAAGGGCTCTAGAACCGAACTTTGACAATAGGTGATTAGAGACCGTACCAGCTTCTGCCGAGCTGGCACTTCTTTCTCGCCGTTGCATAAATATATTTGGTAAAGGCAGAAGGTGACAGCACCATTCAGCGGCTTGACAACAGTGGGAGTTCGAAATGTAAGTCACTTTAGGAAGAGTAGGGCTGTAATATCGACAATTCTTCGAGATTCGATATGAATCATGATTTTGTAGGATAGTTCCAGGGAAAGCCAATAAGGCAATATTTAATTTAAGTTGGTAAGTATAATTTCAAATTTGAAGAATTTGGACTAGATTCAGCATATTTCTATAGGCCCGGACAAGATATATCGTGCGTTACACTTGCTAGAGTGTTTTTGGAGGTCCCAAAATTATTTGTTAAAAGGAAAGATGGAAAATTGAAAAAGAGGGTTAAGAGGCTGCAGAGTCTTATATATTAGCGGCGATTGCTGAATGAGTAAGCTGAGGGGTTGAGAAGGTGAATAGCTGCCTGTACAGTGAGATGTAATGACCCATTCAACATAAAGTGAATATTGAGTGAAAAGAAAGTAAAGGTTGAAGTGATAGGATGAGCAACAGAGCTGTGTCTGCTGTAACTCATTCATTGACATTGAGGTTACTTTTGACTGCTCCTCATTAAGTCATGGAGCGTTGCTATCAAGATCGAAGTGCCTCAAGGGTCCGAAACCATAGAGCTCCTTTACTGTTAATAATCACTAGCTTGAGCTATTAGGAAAGTCTACTGCTTTCCATCCCAAGCTAACTGATTGAGAATGCGCCTTCTTGGTGCAAAGGGCTCTTCGCCAATTTGCACTGAACGGCCATCCCACTGGTCGAGTTGCAAACCTTCCGGTATTGCGGCTAGCAAAGCGTATTGGTGTATCGATCCAGCGTCAGGATTTGGCTTCTTTCTTTATCCCTACGCTTTCTGTGTTTGTATCCTCCGTAAAACCACGTTTCTCCTCCCCAGTAGATGATCCGCCCTGAGTTCCGATTTTCAGAAAGAATACCAAGACAAATCCTAATCCTGCGAAACCGGCCGAGAGCCAATATGTAGATAGATACGGCTCGATATGCGATGGATCAGGATTCTTATGGTCCATTGCCACATAGATCGCAGTAGTCATGCCCAAACCAATATTTTGGCAGAGTTTCGTCAGGGTGTTGAATATCCCACCAGCTAAGGATTGCTGGTCCGTAGGTAGAGACGACATTACATACATCTATCGGCGCCTTTGTTAGGTAGCGGTCAAAAGGGACACATGATGTGACGAAGACTCACATTAACAACATTAAACTCAATATCAGCCCCCACCACCGAAAGTAAAAGGGCGGGGAACATAAATGCCCAGTAGGTCACATCTTCTTTCATAAAGCTGAGGATGAGAAAACAGGCAACATATGAGAGTGCACCGATGCCCATCAAAAGCTTGTTGTTCACCCGATGGAGGATTAAGCCTGCGACAATATTGACCAGGATTCCGTTGATAACCTGGGGAAGAAGATAAAGAGCGACTTGAAGCGCGTCTAGGCCTTTGATTCGCTGAAGGTACAGGGCCAGCCAGAACGAACCCGATGAGAATCCCATAAATCCCAAGCCGAGAATTATATTCAGCTAGAAACAAAAAGATACATTAGCTTGTTTGACACACGACTGAGAGGTACAATATTTTCCTTACTAGAGAAAAATCTCGGTCCTTCCATATATACAATGGCATCAATGGGTACTTAGCGACAGACTGCCAGAACAAAAACCCGGCGACAAGTACCACGCCGACAACCAAAAGGGCAATAACGTATCCTGTTTTCCAGCCATCCGGAGCATCTCCAGCAAGTCTACCGCCCCTTTCGTCAGCATCTTTACGGTAAAGCGGAGTGATGTGAAACAGCAACTCACGTCAAGGAACTCGAGAATAGGGCCAACCCGGTGACGATCAACATCGACCCCACCAGGTCAAATTTCTTCAACGCCTCCCAACTCAGCTTCTCCCTCGGGTGTGCATCTGGCGGGACCGTCCAAATCGTCATCACAGAGAATATGGCATATACAGCCGCCAACGCCCAATACGACGCCCGCCAGTTG
This window harbors:
- a CDS encoding uncharacterized protein (EggNog:ENOG410QE33~COG:U~TransMembrane:13 (o87-105i117-137o143-164i176-195o207-227i247-266o278-296i317-340o352-373i380-399o405-424i445-466o486-503i)) produces the protein MATYTESNGAQSSRQPIDEEANSNSNDDSIKAGSKGERPACFRSTIQECIFVATTTMAIGQATFFTGINIGISASIGNALNMTSAEITWITAGASLSSGAFLLSFGKLADLFGRKAMFVTSMLAFTVAVLAAGFAPNALFLDIFSGLVGLCSAAVVPPAVGALGAAYDKPSKRKNIAFSCFSAGNPLGFVGGAIISGVASRLYNWRASYWALAAVYAIFSVMTIWTVPPDAHPREKLSWEALKKFDLVGSMLIVTGLALFSSSLTLAGDAPDGWKTGYVIALLVVGVVLVAGFLFWQSVAKYPLMPLYIWKDRDFSLLNIILGLGFMGFSSGSFWLALYLQRIKGLDALQVALYLLPQVINGILVNIVAGLILHRVNNKLLMGIGALSYVACFLILSFMKEDVTYWAFMFPALLLSVVGADIEFNVVNMYVMSSLPTDQQSLAGGIFNTLTKLCQNIGLGMTTAIYVAMDHKNPDPSHIEPYLSTYWLSAGFAGLGFVLVFFLKIGTQGGSSTGEEKRGFTEDTNTESVGIKKEAKS